Proteins encoded by one window of Arabidopsis thaliana chromosome 2, partial sequence:
- a CDS encoding HSP20-like chaperones superfamily protein (HSP20-like chaperones superfamily protein; CONTAINS InterPro DOMAIN/s: Heat shock protein Hsp20 (InterPro:IPR002068), HSP20-like chaperone (InterPro:IPR008978); BEST Arabidopsis thaliana protein match is: HSP20-like chaperones superfamily protein (TAIR:AT1G07400.1); Has 6873 Blast hits to 6873 proteins in 1575 species: Archae - 184; Bacteria - 4083; Metazoa - 80; Fungi - 309; Plants - 1622; Viruses - 0; Other Eukaryotes - 595 (source: NCBI BLink).), with the protein MSMIPSFFNNNRRSNIFDPFSLDVWDPFKELTSSSLSRENSAIVNARVDWRETPEAHVFKADLPGLKKEEVKVEIEEDSVLKISGERHVEKEDKNDTWHRVERSSGQFTRRFRLPENVKMDQVKAAMENGVLTVTVPKAETKKADVKSIQISG; encoded by the coding sequence atgtCGATGATTCCAAgtttcttcaacaacaacagacGAAGCAACATCTTTGATCCATTCTCTCTTGACGTATGGGATCCATTCAAGGAActaacatcatcatcactttctCGTGAGAACTCAGCGATCGTGAACGCACGTGTGGACTGGAGAGAGACGCCTGAGGCCCACGTGTTTAAAGCTGACTTGCCTGGATTGAAGAAGGAGGAAGTTAAAGTTGAGATTGAGGAGGATAGTGTTTTGAAGATCAGTGGAGAGAGACACgtggagaaagaagataagaatGACACGTGGCACCGTGTGGAGAGATCGAGTGGACAGTTTACGAGGAGGTTTAGGTTGCCGGAGAATGTGAAGATGGATCAGGTTAAGGCTGCGATGGAGAATGGTGTGTTGACTGTTACGGTGCCTAAGGCTGAGACTAAGAAGGCTGATGTTAAGTCTATTCAGATCTCTGGTTGA
- a CDS encoding hypothetical protein (DUF3527) (Protein of unknown function (DUF3527); CONTAINS InterPro DOMAIN/s: Protein of unknown function DUF3527 (InterPro:IPR021916); BEST Arabidopsis thaliana protein match is: Protein of unknown function (DUF3527) (TAIR:AT5G59020.1); Has 3861 Blast hits to 705 proteins in 135 species: Archae - 0; Bacteria - 66; Metazoa - 411; Fungi - 77; Plants - 149; Viruses - 10; Other Eukaryotes - 3148 (source: NCBI BLink).): MECRLELKKGSCDRPPFVAAEKKVLTKESSKAFTPDKFRDDKRGLSYSDFHREITKKVEDVCPKRLENRLKSRIGRTASGERDLVKYKSYVPSYIKKCDKVEDKSVKAGGVIGSQELRNMQGIDKLMDKHTRSSLSNTSTSSSLWTDESSTDSSRGLCASPFRKKINHPPLQYYLMSSKPGDNFQDLEPPQDNGDTSHSHRRDGQFHQTPRATAVQQNEKKDTDVKIVPKTRTLFSPSKPDSPSCTRIISKNLAEDFKKKGEKLEERIRNPRVHDLFGKEKPAAVFVPGIVSQKQFIGLSKFYDSKVLLAERLAESNRKGFTERLAHGKTAVLDSDVGPFRREADGGSKPFLKRISFLSERSCSAPRSRKAESSPSRSRTLDRRSTETLPKQSDQKPAKVLSERARSISPFRRLSFSIGKSSKNSNTEDAKTPPHLSTALISSRAGLDNPSASSFSDSSSFDKTSAANRGRSSPLRRLLDPLIKPKSSHSCRSPEPSLKEAPSSQPSSSSFLSRNGKSSTVQALFRVTSKNDQPLFTFAVEKEQSITAATIRKQTLPEKEDYGHKYTFFTVQEVQKKNAKWMNNSRKVQSQEYTSNIVAQMRVSDPKPLFLAGERSAENLLTREFVLVASESQRTNELAAMVIKIPKLTDTTSSTTLGDYFAEVNATVVLPSGVHSLPHKGGPSSLIQRWKSDGSCDCGGWDTGCNLRILTNQHNKPINPSPTTSDAFKLFFQGGVQENNNQPYLSFTTYREGVYAVEYNTSLSLLQAFSICIAVNEGRNPLIKTTVEPNTSRVEKKAYGGEMSSIQNENLKSFSGPIEAEAPARYLSHHPPLSPVGRV, translated from the exons ATGGAGTGTCGTTTGGAGTTGAAGAAAGGTTCTTGTGATAGACCACCATTTGTAGCTGCTGAGAAGAAGGTATTAACTAAGGAAAGCTCAAAGGCATTTACACCGGATAAGTTTAGAGACGATAAACGCGGGTTATCTTACTCCGATTTCCACCGCGAGATCACGAAAAAAGTTGAAGATGTATGTCCTAAACGCTTGGAGAATCGTTTGAAGTCAAGGATAGGTAGAACTGCTTCAGGAGAAAGAGATCTTGTGAAGTACAAGTCTTATGTGCCGAGTTATATAAAGAAATGTGATAAAGTTGAAGACAAGAGTGTTAAAGCTGGTGGTGTTATTGGTTCACAGGAGCTAAGGAATATGCAAGGGATTGATAAACTGATGGATAAGCATACGAGGTCTTCCTTGTCTAATACAAGTACATCGTCTTCTCTCTGGACTGATGAGTCATCGACTGATTCCAGTAGAGGTCTTTGTGCTTCTCCTTTTCGTAAAAAGATCAATCACCCTCCTTTGCAGTATTATCTCATGTCTTCTAAGCCTGGAGATAATTTTCAAGATTTGGAGCCACCTCAAGATAACGGTGATACTTCTCACAGTCATAGAAGAGATGGGCAGTTTCATCAGACCCCTCGTGCAACTGCGGTCCAACagaatgagaagaaagatACTGATGTTAAGATTGTTCCAAAGACAAGAACTCTCTTTAGTCCATCGAAGCCAGATAGTCCTTCTTGCACAAGGATAATATCAAAGAATCTAGCCGAGGATTttaagaagaaaggagagaagTTGGAAGAGAGAATCCGAAATCCTCGTGTTCATGATCTCTTTGGAAAAGAAAAGCCTGCTGCTGTATTTGTACCAGGGATTGTTTCTCAGAAACAGTTTATTGGTTTGTCCAAGTTCTATGATTCGAAAGTGTTACTAGCTGAGCGATTGGCGGAAAGTAACCGAAAGGGGTTCACAGAGAGGTTAGCGCATGGGAAAACTGCAGTTCTTGACTCTGATGTAGGTCCTTTCCGACGTGAAGCTGATGGAGGAAGTAAGCCATTCTTAAAACGTATCAGCTTCTTATCAGAAAGATCATGTTCAGCTCCACGATCAAGAAAGGCTGAATCTAGTCCCTCTAGAAGCAGGACTCTAGATAGAAGGTCAACAGAAACATTACCTAAACAGTCAGATCAGAAACCAGCTAAAGTCTTATCAGAAAGAGCTAGGAGCATTTCACCATTTCGCCGACTCAGCTTCAGCATTGGAAAGTCCAGTAAAAACTCCAACACCGAAGATGCTAAGACTCCTCCACACTTAAGCACAGCACTTATTTCATCACGAGCTGGTTTAGACAATCCATCTGCCTCTTCTTTCAGTGACAGCTCTTCTTTTGATAAAACCAGTGCAGCAAACAGAGGCAGGTCTAGTCCATTGAGAAGGTTACTCGATCCtttaataaaaccaaaatcaagcCACTCATGTAGATCTCCTGAGCCATCACTAAAGGAAGCACCTTCAAGTCAACCATCTTCGTCATCCTTTCTGTCGAGAAATGGAAAATCTTCAACTGTTCAGGCTCTATTTCGTGTGACATCTAAGAATGATCAACCACTCTTCACTTTTGCGGTTGAAAAGGAACAAAGTATTACAGCAGCTACAATAAGAAAACAGACTCTCCCAGAGAAGGAAGACTATGGACACAAGTATACTTTTTTCACTGTTCAAGAAGTACagaagaaaaatgcaaaatggATGAACAACAGCAGGAAAGTCCAAAGCCAAGAGTACACATCCAACATTGTCGCTCAGATGAGAGTCTCAGATCCTAAGCCTCTATTTCTCGCTGGAGAAAGATCTGCGGAAAACCTCTTAACTAGAGAGTTTGTACTTGTTGCATCTGAATCGCAGCGGACTAACGAGCTAGCTGCCATGGTGATCAAGATACCAAAACTTACAGACACAACAAGCTCAACCACTCTTGGAGATTACTTTGCAGAGGTTAACGCAACAGTGGTACTTCCAAGTGGAGTTCACAGTCTCCCGCACAAAGGAGGGCCGTCATCACTGATCCAACGATGGAAATCAGATGGATCATGTGACTGTGGAGGCTGGGACACGGGATGTAACCTTAGAATCCTCACAAATCAGCATAATAAACCCATAAACCCTTCTCCAACCACTTCAGATGCCTTCAAGCTTTTCTTTCAG GGAGGAGTACAGGAGAATAACAACCAACCATACTTGAGTTTCACTACATACAGAGAAGGTGTTTACGCGGTTGAGTACAATACATCGCTCTCACTCTTGCAAGCATTCTCCATTTGTATAGCGGTTAACGAGGGACGAAATCCGTTAATAAAGACCACCGTGGAACCCAACACTTCACGTGTAGAGAAGAAAGCTTATGGAGGAGAGATGTCATCGATTCAAAACGAGAATTTGAAGTCATTTTCAGGTCCTATTGAAGCTGAGGCTCCGGCTAGGTATCTCTCACACCACCCACCTTTGTCTCCTGTTGGGAGGGTTTAG
- the AtIPCS3 gene encoding Inositol phosphorylceramide synthase 3 (Arabidopsis Inositol phosphorylceramide synthase 3 (AtIPCS3); BEST Arabidopsis thaliana protein match is: Arabidopsis Inositol phosphorylceramide synthase 1 (TAIR:AT3G54020.1); Has 35333 Blast hits to 34131 proteins in 2444 species: Archae - 798; Bacteria - 22429; Metazoa - 974; Fungi - 991; Plants - 531; Viruses - 0; Other Eukaryotes - 9610 (source: NCBI BLink).), protein MPVYVDREAPKLWRRIYSEATLEASLLAEKWKLVLAGLVFQYIHGLAAHGVHYLHRPGPTLQDAGFFILPALGQDKAFFSETVFVTIFGSFILWTFHPFVSHSKKICTVLIWCRVFVYLAASQSLRIITFFATQLPGPNYHCREGSKLAKIPPPKNVLEVLLINFPDGVIYGCGDLIFSSHTIFTLVFVRTYQRYGTRRWIKHLAWLMAVIQSILIIASRKHYTVDIVVAWYTVNLVMFYVDSKLPEMAERSSGPSPTPLLPLSTKDSKNKSKEDHQRLLNENNVADDH, encoded by the exons ATGCCGGTTTACGTTGATCGCGAAGCTCCTaag CTATGGAGACGAATTTACTCAGAAGCGACATtagaagcttctcttcttgctGAAAAATGGAAGCTTGTTCTTGCTGGACTTGTATTTCAG TACATTCATGGACTTGCTGCTCATGGAGTTCACTACTTACACCGACCTGGTCCTACTCTTCAAGATGCTGGTTTCTTTATTCTTCCA GCACTTGGGCAAGATAAAGCATTTTTCAGTGAAACTGTGTTTGTCACTATCTTTGGATCATTTATCTTG TGGACATTTCATCCTTTTGTTTCCCACAGTAAAAAGATTTGTACAGTTTTGATATGGTGcagagtttttgtttatttagcT GCTTCTCAAAGTCTGAGGATCATAACATTCTTTGCAACACAGCTTCCTGGGCCGAATTATCATTGTCGAGAA GGCTCCAAGCTCGCCAAGATTCCACCTCCAAAGAATGTTCTTGAAGTACTCTTGATTAACT TTCCTGATGGAGTTATATATGGTTGTGGAGATCTGATATTTTCATCACATACGATATTCACCTTAGTCTTTGTACGCACATATCAAAGATACGGCACACGAAG GTGGATCAAGCACTTGGCTTGGCTTATGGCAGTAATACAGAGCATATTGATTATAGCATCAAGGAAACATTACACAGTTGACATTGTTGTTGCATg GTATACTGTGAACCTTGTAATGTTCTACGTTGACAGTAAACTGCCAG AAATGGCAGAACGTTCTAGTGGACCTTCTCCTACGCCTTTACTTCCACTGAGCACAAAGGACAGTAAGAACAAGAGCAAAGAAGATCATCAGAGACTTCTAAACGAGAACAATGTAGCAGATGATCATTGA
- the AtIPCS3 gene encoding Inositol phosphorylceramide synthase 3 (Arabidopsis Inositol phosphorylceramide synthase 3 (AtIPCS3); BEST Arabidopsis thaliana protein match is: Arabidopsis Inositol phosphorylceramide synthase 1 (TAIR:AT3G54020.1); Has 35333 Blast hits to 34131 proteins in 2444 species: Archae - 798; Bacteria - 22429; Metazoa - 974; Fungi - 991; Plants - 531; Viruses - 0; Other Eukaryotes - 9610 (source: NCBI BLink).), giving the protein MPVYVDREAPKLWRRIYSEATLEASLLAEKWKLVLAGLVFQYIHGLAAHGVHYLHRPGPTLQDAGFFILPALGQDKAFFSETVFVTIFGSFILWTFHPFVSHSKKICTVLIWCRVFVYLAASQSLRIITFFATQLPGPNYHCREGSKLAKIPPPKNVLEVLLINFPDGVIYGCGDLIFSSHTIFTLVFVRTYQRYGTRRWIKHLAWLMAVIQSILIIASRKHYTVDIVVAWYTVNLVMFYVDSKLPGKLAQ; this is encoded by the exons ATGCCGGTTTACGTTGATCGCGAAGCTCCTaag CTATGGAGACGAATTTACTCAGAAGCGACATtagaagcttctcttcttgctGAAAAATGGAAGCTTGTTCTTGCTGGACTTGTATTTCAG TACATTCATGGACTTGCTGCTCATGGAGTTCACTACTTACACCGACCTGGTCCTACTCTTCAAGATGCTGGTTTCTTTATTCTTCCA GCACTTGGGCAAGATAAAGCATTTTTCAGTGAAACTGTGTTTGTCACTATCTTTGGATCATTTATCTTG TGGACATTTCATCCTTTTGTTTCCCACAGTAAAAAGATTTGTACAGTTTTGATATGGTGcagagtttttgtttatttagcT GCTTCTCAAAGTCTGAGGATCATAACATTCTTTGCAACACAGCTTCCTGGGCCGAATTATCATTGTCGAGAA GGCTCCAAGCTCGCCAAGATTCCACCTCCAAAGAATGTTCTTGAAGTACTCTTGATTAACT TTCCTGATGGAGTTATATATGGTTGTGGAGATCTGATATTTTCATCACATACGATATTCACCTTAGTCTTTGTACGCACATATCAAAGATACGGCACACGAAG GTGGATCAAGCACTTGGCTTGGCTTATGGCAGTAATACAGAGCATATTGATTATAGCATCAAGGAAACATTACACAGTTGACATTGTTGTTGCATg GTATACTGTGAACCTTGTAATGTTCTACGTTGACAGTAAACTGCCAGGTAAGTTGGCTCAATAA
- the AtIPCS3 gene encoding Inositol phosphorylceramide synthase 3, giving the protein MPVYVDREAPKLWRRIYSEATLEASLLAEKWKLVLAGLVFQYIHGLAAHGVHYLHRPGPTLQDAGFFILPALGQDKAFFSETVFVTIFGSFILWTFHPFVSHSKKICTVLIWCRVFVYLAASQSLRIITFFATQLPGPNYHCREVRFSGRLSFGILVVTFFFGCVLTSPWYIKYLY; this is encoded by the exons ATGCCGGTTTACGTTGATCGCGAAGCTCCTaag CTATGGAGACGAATTTACTCAGAAGCGACATtagaagcttctcttcttgctGAAAAATGGAAGCTTGTTCTTGCTGGACTTGTATTTCAG TACATTCATGGACTTGCTGCTCATGGAGTTCACTACTTACACCGACCTGGTCCTACTCTTCAAGATGCTGGTTTCTTTATTCTTCCA GCACTTGGGCAAGATAAAGCATTTTTCAGTGAAACTGTGTTTGTCACTATCTTTGGATCATTTATCTTG TGGACATTTCATCCTTTTGTTTCCCACAGTAAAAAGATTTGTACAGTTTTGATATGGTGcagagtttttgtttatttagcT GCTTCTCAAAGTCTGAGGATCATAACATTCTTTGCAACACAGCTTCCTGGGCCGAATTATCATTGTCGAGAAGTAAGATTCTCAGGGCGTTTAAGCTTTGGTATCTTAGttgtaacttttttctttggttgtgTACTGACTTCTCCCTGGTatatcaaatatctctatTAG
- the TIM10 gene encoding Tim10/DDP family zinc finger protein (TIM10; FUNCTIONS IN: P-P-bond-hydrolysis-driven protein transmembrane transporter activity; INVOLVED IN: protein import into mitochondrial inner membrane, protein targeting to mitochondrion; LOCATED IN: mitochondrion, mitochondrial inner membrane, mitochondrial intermembrane space; EXPRESSED IN: 22 plant structures; EXPRESSED DURING: 13 growth stages; CONTAINS InterPro DOMAIN/s: Mitochondrial inner membrane translocase complex, Tim8/9/10/13-zinc finger-like (InterPro:IPR004217); Has 468 Blast hits to 468 proteins in 187 species: Archae - 0; Bacteria - 0; Metazoa - 159; Fungi - 177; Plants - 83; Viruses - 0; Other Eukaryotes - 49 (source: NCBI BLink).), giving the protein MASPIPVGVTKEQAFSMAQTEMEYRVELFNKLAQTCFNKCVDKRYKEAELNMGENSCIDRCVSKYWQVNGMVGQLLSAGKPPV; this is encoded by the exons ATGGCTTCTCCTATTCCCGTCGGCGTTACTAAGGAACAG GCGTTTAGTATGGCACAAACGGAGATGGAGTATCGCGTGGAACTCTTTAACAA GCTTGCTCAAACATGCTTTAATAAATGTGTGGATAAAAG GTACAAGGAAGCTGAGCTAAACATGGGTGAGAATAGTTGCATCGACCGTTGTGTTTCCAAGTACTGGCAG gtaAATGGAATGGTTGGACAGCTTCTAAGTGCTGGCAAGCCTCCCGTGTAA
- the TIM10 gene encoding Tim10/DDP family zinc finger protein (TIM10; FUNCTIONS IN: P-P-bond-hydrolysis-driven protein transmembrane transporter activity; INVOLVED IN: protein targeting to mitochondrion, protein import into mitochondrial inner membrane; LOCATED IN: mitochondrion, mitochondrial inner membrane, mitochondrial intermembrane space; EXPRESSED IN: 22 plant structures; EXPRESSED DURING: 13 growth stages; CONTAINS InterPro DOMAIN/s: Mitochondrial inner membrane translocase complex, Tim8/9/10/13-zinc finger-like (InterPro:IPR004217); Has 390 Blast hits to 390 proteins in 171 species: Archae - 0; Bacteria - 0; Metazoa - 139; Fungi - 145; Plants - 65; Viruses - 0; Other Eukaryotes - 41 (source: NCBI BLink).) gives MASPIPVGVTKEQAFSMAQTEMEYRVELFNNDIYKLEEYKFETADMSKILRLPELLAQTCFNKCVDKRYKEAELNMGENSCIDRCVSKYWQVNGMVGQLLSAGKPPV, from the exons ATGGCTTCTCCTATTCCCGTCGGCGTTACTAAGGAACAG GCGTTTAGTATGGCACAAACGGAGATGGAGTATCGCGTGGAACTCTTTAACAA TGATATATATAAGCTAGAGGAGTATAAGTTTGAGACTGCTGATATGTCGAAAATCCTTAGGCTGCCTGAATT GCTTGCTCAAACATGCTTTAATAAATGTGTGGATAAAAG GTACAAGGAAGCTGAGCTAAACATGGGTGAGAATAGTTGCATCGACCGTTGTGTTTCCAAGTACTGGCAG gtaAATGGAATGGTTGGACAGCTTCTAAGTGCTGGCAAGCCTCCCGTGTAA
- the RPC14 gene encoding RNApolymerase 14 kDa subunit (RNApolymerase 14 kDa subunit (RPC14); FUNCTIONS IN: DNA-directed RNA polymerase activity, protein dimerization activity, DNA binding; INVOLVED IN: tRNA transcription; LOCATED IN: DNA-directed RNA polymerase III complex; EXPRESSED IN: 22 plant structures; EXPRESSED DURING: 13 growth stages; CONTAINS InterPro DOMAIN/s: DNA-directed RNA polymerase Rpb11, 13-16kDa subunit, conserved site (InterPro:IPR008193), DNA-directed RNA polymerase, dimerisation (InterPro:IPR011261), DNA-directed RNA polymerase, RBP11-like (InterPro:IPR009025); BEST Arabidopsis thaliana protein match is: DNA-directed RNA polymerase, RBP11-like (TAIR:AT3G52090.1); Has 35333 Blast hits to 34131 proteins in 2444 species: Archae - 798; Bacteria - 22429; Metazoa - 974; Fungi - 991; Plants - 531; Viruses - 0; Other Eukaryotes - 9610 (source: NCBI BLink).), whose product MEHGSFTNVSHASFTLSEEDHTLANAVRFVLNQDPRVTVAAYTIPHPSLEQVNIRVQTTGDPAREVFKDACQELMQMNRHVRSVFDKAVAEYKDEQKRKEEAEEEELKRQRDLFGSMDIENN is encoded by the exons ATGGAGCACGGTTCGTTCACGAATGTTAGTCATGCTTCGTTTACTTTATCGGAAGAAGATCACACACTTGCTAATGCTGTTAGATTCGTCTTAAACCAAGA TCCCAGAGTAACCGTGGCTGCATACACCATCCCACATCCTTCCCTTGAACAGGTCAATATCCGGGTCCAGACAACAG GTGATCCAGCAAGAGAGGTTTTTAAAGATGCATGTCAAGAGCTCATGCAAATGAACAGACATGTGAGAAGCGTTTTTGATAAGGCTGTTGCTGAGTATAAGGATGAACAAAAGCGTAAGGAGgaggctgaagaagaagagcttaagAGGCAGAGGGATCTATTTGGGTCCATGGACATTGAAAACAACTGA
- the RPC14 gene encoding RNApolymerase 14 kDa subunit (RNApolymerase 14 kDa subunit (RPC14); FUNCTIONS IN: DNA-directed RNA polymerase activity, DNA binding; INVOLVED IN: tRNA transcription; LOCATED IN: DNA-directed RNA polymerase III complex; EXPRESSED IN: 22 plant structures; EXPRESSED DURING: 13 growth stages; CONTAINS InterPro DOMAIN/s: DNA-directed RNA polymerase, RBP11-like (InterPro:IPR009025); Has 159 Blast hits to 159 proteins in 75 species: Archae - 0; Bacteria - 0; Metazoa - 74; Fungi - 5; Plants - 54; Viruses - 0; Other Eukaryotes - 26 (source: NCBI BLink).) yields MLVYIHVMLLEILIVFNECHIILSLRLMELICWCVDNDDYVNNQYCFQFCSPRVTVAAYTIPHPSLEQVNIRVQTTGDPAREVFKDACQELMQMNRHVRSVFDKAVAEYKDEQKRKEEAEEEELKRQRDLFGSMDIENN; encoded by the exons ATGTTGGTTTACATTCATGTTATGTTGTTAGAGATTCTCATTGTATTCAATGAATGTCACATTATCTTATCTTTGAGGTTGATGGAGTTGATATGCTGGTGTGTAGACAATGATGATTATGTCAATAACCAGTACTGTTTTCAATTCTGCAGTCCCAGAGTAACCGTGGCTGCATACACCATCCCACATCCTTCCCTTGAACAGGTCAATATCCGGGTCCAGACAACAG GTGATCCAGCAAGAGAGGTTTTTAAAGATGCATGTCAAGAGCTCATGCAAATGAACAGACATGTGAGAAGCGTTTTTGATAAGGCTGTTGCTGAGTATAAGGATGAACAAAAGCGTAAGGAGgaggctgaagaagaagagcttaagAGGCAGAGGGATCTATTTGGGTCCATGGACATTGAAAACAACTGA